Below is a genomic region from Ferrovibrio sp. MS7.
GCTCAGAGAGCGGCACGGCTGCCGTGTCGATCACGGCGCCCAGCTCGGCGGCGCGGCTGAGATGTCCGGCATCCTGCAGCAGACCATCGGAGACATCCATGGCGGCATGGGCCAGGCCGCGCAGGCCACGGCCGAAGCCCAAGCGCGGCTCGGGCAGATGCAGGCGCAGGTCGCAATGGCGGGCAGCCGCGCCAGTCAGGGCCAGGTGTCCGAGCTTGGCTTCCAGGCCAAGCCAGGCATCGCCGATGCTGCCGGTGACGAATAATGCATCCCCTGCCCGGGCGCCGTTGCGCCGGATCATGCCGCCGGCCGGCACCAGGCCGAGCGCCGTGATGCTCAAGACCAGGCCGCCCGGCGAGCGCACCGTGTCACCACCGGAAAGCTGGATGCCGAAGGCTGCCTGATCGGCGGCAAGGCCAGCGGTGAAAGCCGCGATCCAGGCTTCCTCGGGCGACCCTGGCAGGCCGAGGCTCAACTGATAGGCATAGGGTTTGGCGCCCTTGGCGGCGAGATCAGAAAGATTGACCCGCAGCAGCTTGCGCGCGATGCGCTCGGGCCCGTCACTGTCGAGAAAATGAATGCCGCTGACGAAGGCGTCGCTGGTCAGCACCAGCTCCTGCCCGGCCGGCACGGCGAGGCAGGCGGCATCATCCCGGAGACCGAAGGCACCGGGCAGGCCGGCGCTCAGCGGCGCCAGGTATTTCTCGATCAGTTCGAATTCCCCGAGCGGCATGGCAGCCGTGCCCGGTCAGCGCGGCGTGAATTCGTTCGGGCGCAGGCGACGCGCCAGGCCGTCCAGCACGCCATTCGCCAGCTTGATCTCGCGCGGGCTGAAGAAGGCGCGGACGACACCGAGATACTCGTCGATGATGGTGCCGGCCGGCACGTCGATACGCGCCAGCAATTCAAAACAGGCGGCGCGGATGGCGAGGCGCAGCACGGCTTCCAGCCGCTCCAGCGCATCGGCACGCGGCATCGCCGCCTTGATCTGCTCGTCGATCTCGGCCTGGCGCTTTACGGTGCCGCGCACCACTTCGCCGAACCAGTCCGGATCGGCCTGGCGGAATTGCTCGCCCTCGATTTCCTGACCCAGACGGGCTTCGCGGAAATCCTGGATCACGCCTTCGGCGGGCTTGCTGGAAAACTCGATCTCATACAGCGCCTGCACCGCGAAAAGACGGGCGACGGAACGGCGCCCGGCAGGCTTTGCTGCGGCGGAACGCGGGCCAGACTTCGGCGCCGCATTCTCGCCCTGCTCTGGCTTGGTCATGATGCGAAAAGCTGCTTCAGCCCGATCATGGCGACGCAGGCAAGCGCGGCACCGCCGCCCTTATTGAGCTTGTCCGGGCGCGCACGCTCCCAGGCCTGCTCTTCATTCTCGACCGTGATGATGCCGTTGCCAATCGCGGCCTGGTGGTTCACCGCCAGATCCTGCAGCGCGCGGGCGCTTTCATTGGAAACGATCTCGTAATGCGTGGTCTCGCCACGGATCACACAGCCAAGCGCGACGAAACCGTCATAGGCCATGTCGCCCTTGCGGTTCATGGCGAAGCGGATCGCCGCCGGGATTTCCAGCGCGCCCGGCACGTCGATGCGGTCATAGTGGAAATCGGAAGCCTCGATGGCGGCGCGGGCGCCCTCGAACAATGCGTCCGAAATATCCTCGTAGAAGCGCGCCTCAATGATCAGCACGCGCGGCTTGCGGATATCCAGCGACAGGCTGCCCATCACCTGCGACTTCGAGGTGGCGAATTTCTTGATCTTGATGGCAGGCTTCTTCTTGCCCGCTTTCGGCTTACGCGAAACCATGGCTCAAATCTCCCCCTTGCGCACCACGACAGGCCGCGTTTCCGCTACCGTCAGGCCATAGCCTTCCAGGCCGACGATGGTTCTCTGGACATTGGAGAGCAGGATCATCTCCTTGACCCCGAGATCAAGCAGGATCTGCGCACCGATGCCATAATCCCGAAGTTGGCCTGGGTTTTCAACCGGCTCGCCCATTTTGCGCCGCAGCGTGTCCGACAAGGCGGTGGGGCGCGGCTCGCGCAGTAACACCACCACGCCACGGCCCTCCTGGCTGATCATCCGCATCGATTCATGCAGCACGCCGGCACGGGCGCCATGGTCGCCCAGCAGGTCGCCCAGCACATTCATCGCGTGCATACGCACCATCACCGGCCCGCCGGAGGACACGTCGCCCTTTACCAGCGCGATATGCTCGGCATATTCCACCGTATTGCGGTAAACCAGCATCTTGAACTCGCCACCCCAGACGCTGTCGATGGCGCCCTCGGCCACCCGCTGCACCAGGTTGTCATGGCGGCGGCGATAGGCGATCAGATCGGCGATGGTGCCGATCTTGAGGTTATGGAATTGCGCGAACTTCACCAGGTCCGGCAGGCGGGCCATGGTGCCGTCGTCGTTCATGATCTCGCAGATCACGCCGGACGGGTCGAGGCCGGCCAGCCGGGCGATATCGACCGCCGCCTCGGTATGGCCGGCGCGCACCAGGGTGCCGCCATCGCGCGCCATCAGCGGGAAGATATGACCGGGGGTTGCAAGGCTGGCGGCGTGGCTGGCCGGGTCGATGGCGACTTCGATGGTGCGGGCGCGGTCAGCCGCCGAAATGCCGGTGGTGACGCCTTCGCGGGCTTCGATCGAGACGGTGAAGGCAGTGCCATGGCGCGAGGCATTGTTCTGCGCCATCAGCGGCAATTTCAGATGCTCGCAACGCTGGCGGGTCAGCGACAGGCAGATCAGGCCACGGCCATACTTGGCCATGAAGTTGATCGCCTCGGCATCGCACTTGGCCGCCGGGATGTAGAGGTCGCCCTCGTTCTCGCGGTCTTCCTCGTCCACCAGGATCACCATGCGGCCACGCTTGGCCTCGGCAATGATCTCCTCGGACGAGGCAAGGTAACGCTTCAAATCGGCAAGATCATCGCTCACGGCTTCACCCAATCACGCAGCCGCGCCACATAGCGGGCCAAGGTATCGACTTCGAAATTCACACGGTCACCCTGCTTCAGGCCGCCCAGTGTGGTCACGGCCCGGGTATGCGGGATCAGGTTGATGCCGAAGCGGTCGGCATCCACGGCATTGACCGTGAGCGACACGCCATCCAGCGCCACCGAACCCTTCTCTGCTACATAGCCAGCCAGCGACGCCGGCACGCGGAAGGTCAGCCGCAGGCTGTCGCCCTCCGGCCTGGCTTCCACCACTTCGGCCAAGGCATCGACATGGCCCGAAACGATATGGCCGCCCAGTTCGTCGCCGACCCGGAGCGAGCGTTCCAGGTTCACCCGGCTGCCCTCGGCCCAGTTGCCGAGATTGCTGCGCGAAAGCGTCTCCGCCGAAACATCGACGGCGAACCAGTCGGCCCCGGTCTGCACCACGGTGAGGCAGACGCCGGAACAGGCAATGGACGCGCCAATGGCAATCGTCGCGGTGTCATATGCCGTGCGAATGCGGAAACGGGTGTCGCCGCGCTGCTCGCGGGCGGTGATGGTGCCGATGTCTGTAACAATTCCTGTGAACATGGGCCTAGTTCTAGAGCGGGCGGGCGAAGGTTTCCAGCAGGTCGTCGGCCAAAATATCGGCCCGGAGCCGGCGCCAGCGGGGGGCTTCCGCTACGGTATCGACGCCAAATGCCGCGATGGCCGGCAGGCCGTCGCCGCCAATCACTGCCGGGGCCCGGAAGAACAGCAGCCGGTCGGCCAGGTCGGTGCGGATCAGGCTGGCGGCAAGCTGGCCGCCGCCTTCCACCAGCAGCCGGGTGATGCCGCGCTCAGCCAGGGCCTCGAGGGCGCGGCGAATATCGGGCAGGCCATCCTCGGCCGGCGGCACGGTGATGACCTCGACGCCGCAGGCGGCAAAAGCCTCGCGCCTTGTGGCATCGGCATCCTCGCGACAGATGATCCAGGTCGGGTGGCTGCGGGCGGTGGCCACCAGCTTGGCGGTGAGCGGCAGGCGCAGGCGGCCATCCAGCACCACGCGGGGGGCGGGCCGTTTCGGCAGGCCGGGCAGCCGGCAGGTCAGGTCCGGGTCATCCTGCAACGCGGTGTTGGAACCGACCATGATGGCATCATGCTGGGCGCGCAGCAGATGCGCGCGCTGGCGCGATACCGGATCGGTGATCCATTTGCTGTCGCGGGTATGGGTGGCGATGCGACCATCCAGGCTGGTGGCGAGCTTCAGCGACACCAGCGGGCGGCTCTGCGTCACGCGCAGCAGGAAGCCGGCATTGATCTCGGCGGCTTCCTCACCCAGCAGGCCCAGTTCCACGGCAATGCCGGCCTCGCGCAGCTTCTCGAGCCCCTGGCCCGAGACGCGCGGATCGGGATCCTCCAGCGCCACGACACAGCGCGCGATGCCGGCCTGGATCAGCGCATCGGCACAGGGCGGCGTGCGTCCATGATGGCTGCAGGGTTCCAGCGTCACATAGGCGGTGGCGCCTTTGGCCGCCGTACCGGCTTGCGACAGTGCCACGGTTTCGGCATGAGGCCTGCCGCCGACTTGCGTGAAGCCACGGCCAACCAGATGGCCGTGCTGCACCAGCACGCAGCCAACGGCTGGATTGGGCCAGGTATTCCCCAAGCCCCGCGCCGCCAGCCCGAGCGCGAGACGCATCCAGCGTTCGTCGCGGGCGGCGGCGGCCTTATCAGTCATCGTCGTGCTTGCCGCCGTTGCCGCTCAGCGAGCCGATGAAGTCCTCGAAATCCTTGGCTTCGCGGAAATTGCGGTAGACCGAGGCGAAGCGCACATAGGCAACCTTATCAAGCGCCGCCAGGCCATCCATCACCAGGCCGCCGATCTGGTCGGACGAGATTTCACTCTCACCCATGCTCTCCAGGCGCCGCACGATGCCATTGATCAGGCGCTCGATACGCTCCGGATCGACCGGGCGCTTGCGCGTGGCGATCTGAATCGAGCGCGCCAGCTTGTCGCGGTCGAACGGCACCTTGAGGCCGTTCTTCTTCACCACGGTCAGTTCGCGCAACTGGATGCGCTCGAACGTGGTGAAGCGCGCGGCGCAATTGGGGCAGAAGCGGCGCCGGCGGATCGCCGAGTTATCCTCGGTCGGCCGCGAGTCCTTCACCTGGGTATCGTCATTGCCGCAGAACGGACACCGCATGAAACGCTTCTCCCCTGCCCTTGTTGCGCTTTAGTAGATCGGGAAGCGATGGCACAGAGCCACCACCTTCTCGGCCACCGCGCGCTCGACGGCGCTGTTGTCGTTGGTCTTGGCCACCAGGCCATCCATCACATCGGCCATGAGCTGCCCGATCTGGCGGAACTCGGCGGCGCCGAAGCCGCGCGTGGTGCCGGCCGGGCTGCCGACGCGCACGCCAGACGTCACCATCGGCTTTTCCGGATCGAACGGCACACCGTTCTTGTTGGCGGTGATGCGGGCGCGCTCCAGCGCCTCCACCACCACATTGCCCTTGAGGCCCTTGGAGCGAAGGTCGACCAGCATCAGGTGGTTGTCGGTGCCGCCCGAGGTGAGATTGTAGCCGCGCTCCATCAGCGCGCCGGCCATCGCCTTGGCATTCTCCACCACCGCCGCGGCATAGGCACGGAATTCCGGCGTCAGGGCTTCACCGAAGGCAACCGCTTTGGCGGCGATCACATGCATCAGCGGGCCGCCCTGGAGGCCCGGGAACACCGCCGAGTTGATCTTCTTGGCAAGCGCCTCGTCATTGGTCAGCACCATGCCACCACGCGGGCCACGCAGGGTCTTGTGCGTGGTGGTGGTGGCGATATGGGCATGGGGGAACGGGCTGGCATGCACGCCACCCGCCACCAGGCCGGCGAAATGCGCCATGTCGACCATGAAGATCGCCCCGATAGAATCAGCAATCTGGCGGAAGCGCGCGAAGTCCCAGAAACGCGGATAGGCCGAGCCGCCGGCAATGATCAGCTTCGGCTTATGCTGCTCGGCGATCTTCGCCACCTCGTCCATGTCGATGCGGTGATCATCCGGGCGCACGGTGTAGCTCACCACGTTGAACCACTTGCCCGACTGGTTGGCGGGCGAGCCATGGGTGAGATGGCCACCAGCGGCGAGGTCGAGGCCCATGAAGGTATCGCCCGGCTTCAGGCAGGCCATGAACACCGCCTGGTTGGCCTGGGCGCCGGAATGCGGCTGCACATTGGCGAAGCCGCAATCGAACAGCTTCTTGGCGCGCTCGATGGCCAGTTCCTCGGCGATATCGACGAACTCGCAGCCATTGTAGTAGCGGCGGCCCGGATAGCCCTCGGCATACTTGTTGGTCATCACCGAGCCCTGAGCCTCCAGCACGGCGCGGCTGACGATGTTCTCGGACGCGATCAGTTCGATCTGCTCGCGCTGGCGGCCGAGTTCCTCAGAGATCGCCTTGAAGATCGCCGGATCGGATTGCTCCAGGCTGCGCTCGAAGAAACCGGCATGGGTGACGGCGGGCTTGGTGGCGGACATGGCGGTTACTCCTTCAGGCAAGCTTGGCGACGCGCCGGGCATGGCGGCCACCTTCAAAGGCGGTGTTGAGGAACACGGCAAGGCAATCCTTGGCCGTGTCGACGCCGATCAGGCGGGCGCCGAGCGCGATCACGTTGGCATCGTTATGCAGGCGGCTGAGCCGGGCCGAGAGCGCATCATGCACCAGGGCGGCACGGCAGCCGGGCACGCGGTTGGCGGCAATCGAGATGCCGATGCCGGAGCCGCAGACGGCGACGCCATATTGCGCCTTGCCGCCCGCCACCGCGTCGCCGATGGCTTTGCCGAAATCGGGATAATCGACGCTGTCCGGGCCATGCGTGCCGAGGTCGAGCACGCCATAGCCCTGGCTTTCCAGCTCGGCCTTCAGGATGCCCTTCAGCTCGAAGCCGGCATGGTCGGAGGCCACGGCGATGACAGGCTTCGACATGGGCAGGCGGCCTCCGGGGGCTGGGATGGTCTGAATGGCCCGGAAACTACAATATCCGGTGGCGCCAGCCAATACCCACCACAAGGCAAATGGGGCCTGAGTTAATCCGATTTCACACCTGCAAGTGCGTCATTCCCGGCCTTGAGCCGGGAATCTGCCGCCGCGCGGCGGCAACTGGCGGTGTAGGGCCGTTATGGCCCTTTCCGGCCAAAGATCCCCGGATCAAGTCCGGGGATGACGCGTTTTATTGAACTGATCGTCATGCCCGGGCTCGTCCCGGGCATCTCATGCCGCTTAGGCAAAGAAAAAGCCCGGCAGTTTCCCGCCGGGCTTTTCCGGAACCATCCGCGAACGGCGATTAGTTCACGTAGTCGTAGGCGCCGTCCTTCCAGACGTAGACCTTGTAGGCCGGGCTGGTGGTGTCGCCCTTGGCGTCGAACTTGATGTCGTTCAGCACGGTCTTGAAGGTGCCGGCGCGCATCGCCTTTTCCACGTCCGCGGTCTTGAACGATTTGGCGGTGGTGGCGGCCTGCGCCCAGACCTGGATGGCGGCGTAGGTGTAGAGGGTGTAGCCCTCCGGATCGTAGCCACCGGCCTTGAACTTATCCACGATCGGCTTCGCCACCGGGTTCTTGCGCGGATCGGCATCGAAGGTCATCAGCGTGCCCTGGCCGGCGGTGCCGGAAATCGCCCAGAGCTGCTTGTCGACCAGCGCGTCGCCACCCATCAGCGGGGCATTGAGGCCCTGCTCCTTGGCCTGGCGCACGATCAGGCCGGCTTCCGGATGGTAGCCGCCGAGATAGATCAGCTCGATGCCGGCCGCCTTCATCTTCGAGATCAGCGCCGAGTAATCCTTCTCGCCGGCGGAAATCGCCTCATACATCGCCTCGGTCACGCCCTTGCTGTTGAGGCGCTTCTTGGTCTCGTCGGCAAGGCCCTGACCATAGGCGGTCTTGTCATGCAGGATGGCGACCTTCTTGCCCTTGTACTTGTCGGCAATGTAATCGCCGGCAACCATGCCCTGCTGGTCATCGCGGCCGCAGACGCGGAAGGTATTGGTGTAGCCGCGATCGGTGAACTTCGGATTGGTCGAAGCCGGCGAAATCTGCAGGATGTTTTCTTCCTTGTAGACGTCGGAAGCCGGGATCGAGGAGCCCGAGCAGAAGTGGCCGATCACCGCGGCGACCTTTTCCTGCGCCGACTTGTTGGCCACCGCGACCGCCTGCTTCGGGTCGCACTGGTCATCGCCGAAGATCAGCGTGATCTTCTGGCCGTTGACGCCGCCAGCGGCGTTGAGATCGGCCACGGCCATCTCGGCGCCCTTCTTCATCTGCTCGCCGAATGAGGCAAGCTGACCGGTGAGCGGGCCGTTGAGCGAAATCTTGACCTGGGCCTGCGCGGCGCCGGCCATCAGGCCGAGAGCGGCGGCAAAACCAAGACCGAGTGAAAGCGTACGCATGTGTCGAACCTCCCCTGGGTTGCGGATAAAGAAACTGTAGACGTTCACTCCAAAAGCAGCAACTAACCGATAGCAAATCACGATGTTTTATCGCGCCACGCGAATAGCCCGGCCCGTTCATAGAGCCAGGGGTATTGCCGTACCATCATATCGACCCGGGTCAGCCGGAAACCAATACCGGCCAGGGCCAGCAGCACGGCACTTACCGTAAGGAAAGGCAGCAAGGCGCCGAGCTGGCCGCCGAACAGGCCGAAGACCAGGAACCGGTCAGCTAGCGCCAACAAAATGCTGTAAGGCAGGATTTGCCAGGCCGGGCGCCAAGTGGAAGCCACCGCCTGCCCCATCAGGAAGGAACAGCCGCCGACCAGAATCAGGGTGAAGCCGATGAACACCCCGAGCGAGGAACCGAGCAGCGCGGTCATGCGTGCCCTCCTTCGAGATAGGCGGCACGGATCTGTTCGTCCGCCAACAGATCAGCGCCGGAACCGCTCATGGTAATGCTGCCATTCACCAGCACATAGCCGCGATGCGCCAGCCTGAGCGCGTGATAGGCATTCTGTTCCACCAGCAGCACAGTAACGCCATCGCGCTTGTTGATCTCCTCGATGATCGAAAAGATCTGCCGCACCACCAGCGGCGCCAGGCCGAGCGAGGGTTCGTCCAGCAGCAGCAGGCGCGGCCGGCTCATCAGCGCGCGGGCAATCGCCAGCATCTGCTGTTCGCCACCGGAAAGCGTGCCGCCGCGCTGCTCGCTGCGCTCTTTCAGGCGCGGGAACAGGCCATATACGCGTTCCAGGTCGCTGTCGAAATGTGCCGGGTCCGCCGCCACCGCGCCCATGCGCAGATTCTCCAGCACCGTCATGCGCGGGAAGATGCGGCGGCCTTCCGGCGCATGCGCCAGGCCACGCCGCACCAGATCATGCATCGGCACACCGAGCAGGCTTTCGCCCTGCAGCCGGATATCGCCTTTGCGCGGCTTCGGGTTGCCGCAGATGCTCATGAGCAAGGTGGATTTGCCAGCACCATTGGCGCCGATCAGCGCCACGATCTCGCCCTGGCGCACTTCCATGTCGACGCCCTTCAAGGCATGCACGGCGCCATAATAGGTGTGAATGCCGGTGATCGAGAGCATCAGGCGGCCCCCGCTTCTTCAACACCGAAATCCTCGCCGAGATACGCCTTGATCACGATCGGGTCGGACCGCACCTGCTCCGGCGTGCCATCGGCGATCTTCTTGCCGTAATCCAGCACCACAACATGATCGGAAATCTGCATCACCACGCTCATGTCGTGTTCGATCAGCAGCACGCCGCAGCCATGCTGGTCGCGGATGAATTGCAGCAGATTGTTGAGATCGGCGCTTTCGCGCGGATTGAGGCCGGCGGCCGGCTCATCCAGGCAGAGCAGCACCGGCTCGGTGCACATGGCGCGCGCGATCTCAAGCCGGCGCTGGCCGCCATAAGGCAGGCTGCCGGCGGGCATATCGGCCATCTCGGTCAACTGCGTCTGGTGCAGCCAGTAGCGCGCCTGCTCCACCGCAGCCTTCTCGGCCCGGGCATAGCCGCGCCAGCCGAACAGCCCCAGCAGCGTGTAGCCCGAGGCGAGCATCAGCTTGTTGTGCTGGGCCACGATCAGGTTTTCCAGCACCGTCATCTGCGGAAATAAGCGGATATTCTGGAAAGTGCGCGCGACGCGGGCGAGCCTCGGGATGTCATGCCCCTGCATGCGCTCCAGCAGATACTCGGTGCCATCGTTGATCAGGCTGAGGCGGCCGATGGTCGGCTTGTAGAAACCGGCGATGCAGTTGAACACCGTGGTCTTGCCGGCACCATTGGGGCCAATCACGGCGGTGATCTGGCGCGGCTGCGCGGTGAAGGACACATTGTCCACCGCCACCAGTCCGCCGAAGCGCATGGTGAGATGCTCGACTTTCAGGAGGTGGCTCATGGCCCGCCTCCCCCGGCTTTCGCAAGCCGCATGGTCGGCTCGCGATGCGCCAGCAGCCCTTGCGGCCGCCAGACCATGATCAGCACCATGGCGAGGCCGAAAGCGAGCATGCGGAACAGTGAGAATTCGCGCGCCAACTCGGGCAGCAGTGTGAGGAAGGCGGCAGCCAGCACGATGCCGGCCTGACTGCCCATACCGCCCAGCACCACGATGGCCAGGATCACCGCGGATTCGATGAAGGTGAAGCTTTCCGGGCTGATGAAGCCCTGGCGCGTGGCGAAGAAGCTGCCGGCGAAACCGCCAAACATGGCGCCGATGGCAAAGGCGGTCAGCTTGGTGTTGGTCGGGTTGATGCCAAGTGCGCGGCAGGCGATTTCATCCTCGCGCAAGGCTTCCCAGGCGCGGCCCACCGGCAGCTTGCGTATACGCTGGGTGAACAGGTTGGTGAGCAAGGCCAGCGCCAGGATCAGGTAATACAGAAACACGATGCGGTGCGTGGAGGCGAATTCCAGGCCGAACAACTGGTGGAAGGATGTGGTGCCTTCCGGCGGGTTGGCGCTGAACGGGTAGCCGAAGAAGCTCGGGCGCTGGATGCCGGAGATGCCGTTCGGACCGCCGGTAAGCTTTTGCCAGTTCAGCAGCACGATACGGATGATTTCGCCAAAGCCGAGCGTGACGATGGCGAGATAGTCGCCGCGCAGCCGCAGCACGGGGAAGCCGAGTGCGACGCCAAACAGTGCCGCGAACAGGCCGGCGAGCGGCAGGCATTCCCAGAAATTCAGGCCGAAATTCTTTGAGAGCAGCGCATAGGAATAGGCGCCGACGGCATAGAAGGCGACATAGCCGAGATCGAGCAGGCCGGCGAGGCCGACGACGATATTGAGGCCCCAGCCGAGCATGACATAGATCAGCACCACGGTGCCGAGATCGACCACGGTGCGGTCGGCAAAAGGCATCATCGGCAGGATCACGGCAAAGGCGATCAGCGCCGGCATCAGCCAGGTATCAGCCTTGCGGCCCAGCTCCGCCATCCGGTCGCGCTTGCCGGTCTGTATCGTGGCCTGGGCCTGCACCTTGCCGCGCCGCCAGTCGAGCAACGCCATCAGCAGCAAGCGGCCGAGGAAGACGCCGACAGCGGCATAGCCGACCAGATGCCAGCGGGTCTTGATGCCGAGCGGGCCGCCGGTATCGACAGTTTCGAAGCCGAGCAGCGGCAGTGCCAGCACGCCGGCAACCAGGCCGGCGAGGATGGCGTCCTTGAAGCGGGCCTGCAGCGTCATCACACCTTCTCCACTTCCGGCCGGCCGAGCAGACCGGTGGGCCGGAAGATCAGCACGATGACCAGGATCGAGAAGGCCGCGACATCCTTGTACTCGATGCTGAAATAGGCCGACCAGAAGGCCTCGATCAGGCCGATCAGCAGGCCGCCCAGCATGGCGCCGGGCAGGCTGCCGATGCCGCCGAGCACGGCGGCGGTGAAGGCCTTCAGGCCGGCGAGGAAGCCGATATAGAAATCGACCACGCCGTAATACAGCGTCACCATCACGCCGGCGACGGCGGCCAGCACGGCGCCGAGCACGAAGGTGAGCGAAATGGTGCGGTCTGTGTTGACGCCCAGCAGCCCGGCCATCAGACGGTCCTGCTCGGTGGCGCGCTGCGCACGGCCCAGGGGCGTTGCCTGGATCAGCCAGGTGAAGCCGAGCATCAGCGCCACGGTGAGCGCGATGATGATCATCTGCAGGTAGCTCAGGTTGACCGAGAAACCATCGCCATGCAGCAGTTCGACGCCGCCCCGGATCATCGGCTGCAACGGCTTGATCTTGGCGCCTTGCGCGATCTGCACATAGTTCTGCAGGAAGATCGACATGCCGATGGCGGAAATCAGCGGCGCCAGGCGGAAGGAGCCGCGCAATGGCCGGTAGGCAACGCGCTCCACGGTCCAGCCGTAAAGCCCGGTGAGGATCATCGAGGCCGCCAGCACGATGAGCAAAGCCAGCGGCACCCAGGTGATGCCGACCAGGCCGAGGATCGAGAAGGTGATGACGGCGATGAAGGCACCGATCATGTAGATTTCGC
It encodes:
- a CDS encoding ABC transporter ATP-binding protein gives rise to the protein MLSITGIHTYYGAVHALKGVDMEVRQGEIVALIGANGAGKSTLLMSICGNPKPRKGDIRLQGESLLGVPMHDLVRRGLAHAPEGRRIFPRMTVLENLRMGAVAADPAHFDSDLERVYGLFPRLKERSEQRGGTLSGGEQQMLAIARALMSRPRLLLLDEPSLGLAPLVVRQIFSIIEEINKRDGVTVLLVEQNAYHALRLAHRGYVLVNGSITMSGSGADLLADEQIRAAYLEGGHA
- the livM gene encoding high-affinity branched-chain amino acid ABC transporter permease LivM, with protein sequence MTLQARFKDAILAGLVAGVLALPLLGFETVDTGGPLGIKTRWHLVGYAAVGVFLGRLLLMALLDWRRGKVQAQATIQTGKRDRMAELGRKADTWLMPALIAFAVILPMMPFADRTVVDLGTVVLIYVMLGWGLNIVVGLAGLLDLGYVAFYAVGAYSYALLSKNFGLNFWECLPLAGLFAALFGVALGFPVLRLRGDYLAIVTLGFGEIIRIVLLNWQKLTGGPNGISGIQRPSFFGYPFSANPPEGTTSFHQLFGLEFASTHRIVFLYYLILALALLTNLFTQRIRKLPVGRAWEALREDEIACRALGINPTNTKLTAFAIGAMFGGFAGSFFATRQGFISPESFTFIESAVILAIVVLGGMGSQAGIVLAAAFLTLLPELAREFSLFRMLAFGLAMVLIMVWRPQGLLAHREPTMRLAKAGGGGP
- a CDS encoding ABC transporter ATP-binding protein, whose translation is MSHLLKVEHLTMRFGGLVAVDNVSFTAQPRQITAVIGPNGAGKTTVFNCIAGFYKPTIGRLSLINDGTEYLLERMQGHDIPRLARVARTFQNIRLFPQMTVLENLIVAQHNKLMLASGYTLLGLFGWRGYARAEKAAVEQARYWLHQTQLTEMADMPAGSLPYGGQRRLEIARAMCTEPVLLCLDEPAAGLNPRESADLNNLLQFIRDQHGCGVLLIEHDMSVVMQISDHVVVLDYGKKIADGTPEQVRSDPIVIKAYLGEDFGVEEAGAA
- a CDS encoding ABC transporter permease subunit — encoded protein: MEYFLQQLINGVTLGAVYALIAIGYTMVYGIIGMINFAHGEIYMIGAFIAVITFSILGLVGITWVPLALLIVLAASMILTGLYGWTVERVAYRPLRGSFRLAPLISAIGMSIFLQNYVQIAQGAKIKPLQPMIRGGVELLHGDGFSVNLSYLQMIIIALTVALMLGFTWLIQATPLGRAQRATEQDRLMAGLLGVNTDRTISLTFVLGAVLAAVAGVMVTLYYGVVDFYIGFLAGLKAFTAAVLGGIGSLPGAMLGGLLIGLIEAFWSAYFSIEYKDVAAFSILVIVLIFRPTGLLGRPEVEKV